The following proteins are encoded in a genomic region of Micropterus dolomieu isolate WLL.071019.BEF.003 ecotype Adirondacks linkage group LG04, ASM2129224v1, whole genome shotgun sequence:
- the tmed1b gene encoding transmembrane emp24 domain-containing protein 1b: MRRRWLNLDSLVFGNIFTMDLLLRKDGSRGRLFVLALVFGWCFGSVSCFGQSLDSEFTFMLPAGRSECFFQTAVKNGTMEVEYQVIAGAGMDVDFTILSPEGILLIMESRRSDGVHVLEPTHEGDYQMCFDNSFSRFSEKIVFFEIIIDGQGGDVGGDEEWAGLEEPDGSLLEYKLEDIRESMDSLHRRLERSRQMQTVLRAFEARDRNLLEDNLWRVSFWSCASVLVMLCVALTQVYTVRKLFDDKRRVCT; encoded by the exons ATGCGAAGGAGATGGCTGAACTTAGATAGCCTTGTGTTTGGGAATATCTTCACCATGGACCTTCTCCTGAGGAAAGACGGGAGCAGAGGACGACTGTTTGTCCTTGCACTAGTGTTTGGGTGGTGTTTCGGGTCTGTGAGCTGTTTCGGGCAGAGCCTCGACAGCGAGTTCACATTTATGCTACCAGCCGGAAGATCCGAGTGTTTCTTTCAGACAGCAGTAAAGAATGGTACGATGGAGGTCGAATATCAG GTGATTGCTGGGGCCGGTATGGATGTAGACTTCACCATCCTCTCTCCAGAAGGCATCCTGCTTATCATGGAGTCTCGGCGCTCAGACGGAGTCCACGT GTTGGAGCCTACGCATGAGGGAGACTATCAAATGTGCTTTGACAACAGCTTCAGTCGCTTCTCAGAGAAGATCGTGTTCTTTGAGATCATCATCGACGGTCAAGGAGGAGATGTGGGTGGAGATGAGGAGTGGGCGGGATTAGAGGAGCCCGATGGAAGCCTTCTGGAGTACAAGCTGGAGGACATCCGG GAGTCCATGGACTCTCTGCACAGGCGCTTGGAGCGCAGCCGGCAGATGCAGACGGTGTTGCGGGCTTTTGAGGCACGGGACCGAAACCTCCTGGAAGACAACCTGTGGAGGGTCTCATTCTGGTCCTGTGCCAGTGTGCTGGTGATGCTGTGTGTGGCCCTTACCCAG GTCTACACGGTCCGTAAACTGTTTGACGATAAGCGGAGGGTCTGCACATAG